A single genomic interval of Carettochelys insculpta isolate YL-2023 chromosome 16, ASM3395843v1, whole genome shotgun sequence harbors:
- the SMIM10L3 gene encoding salivary gland specific protein SAGSIN1 — protein MAAALSALAARLSQTAAARSYGVFCKGLTRTLLIFFDLAWKLRINFPYLYIVASMMLNVRLQVHIEIH, from the exons ATGGCGGCGGCTCTGTCCGCCCTGGCTGCTAGGCTCTCGCAAACGGCCGCCGCCAGGTCCTACGGGGTGTTCTGCAAGGGGCTGACCAGGACCCTCCTCATCTTCTTCGACTTGGCCTGGAAGCTGCGGATCAACTTCCCCTATCTGTACATCGTGGCCTCCATGATGCTCAACGTCAGGCTGCAG GTTCATATTGAGATCCACTGA
- the FAM220A gene encoding protein FAM220A: MNMEEEDLNHEQLCESGPDSQNKIFHLPDICSLLNNSQVDVNSLQKEFFALKMRNCSLFKAVPLPHIGKKMPSHLSKPTRLNLSAAVSSKDSFNLFVSPERGRLDKVFNHFDNTSATDWLEEAYSSISDLGIWCRTGDNFVRFAHFWLTELQYNQKQQLLQLEMDIIENELQLAFLEKLDSELQPPDLHSILAATLSEYPMGLLINQKSYIFLDYLNLMSSEQTSGCKKMLSSIKYTTNNPRVTQWLLAVRACALANLWHAVVKFYKALVNTKLLPELHIKSSVSSTTKKTNAVVKER, translated from the exons ATGAACATGGAGGAAGAAGATTTAAACCATGAACAGTTATGTGAAAGTGGCCCAGATAGCCAAAATAAGATCTTTCACCTTCCAGACATATGTTCCTTATTGAATAATTCTCAAGTTGATGTTAATAGTTTACAGAAAGAATTCTTTGCTCTTAAGATGAGGAATTGTTCTTTGTTTAAGGCTGTACCTTTGCCTCATATTGGCAAGAAAATGCCTTCTCATTTGAGTAAACCAACAAGATTAAATTTAAGCGCAGCTGTCTCATCAAAGGACTCATTTAATCTGTTTGTTTCACCTGAGAGAGGACGACTTGATAAAGTTTTTAACCACTTTGATAATACTTCTGCGACAGATTGGCTGGAGGAAGCATATAGTTCCATTAGTGACTTGGGTATCTGGTGTCGCACGGGAGATAACTTTGTACGTTTTGCACATTTTTGGCTTACAGAGCTACAGTACAATCAAAAACAGCAGTTGTTGCAGTTAGAAATGGATATTATTGAGAATGAATTGCAACTTGCATTTCTCGAGAAGTTGGATTCTGAATTACAACCTCCTGACCTGCATTCCATCCTTGCTGCCACATTGAGTGAATATCCTATGGGACTGTTGATCAACCAGAAATCATACATTTTCCTTGACTATTTAAACCTCATGTCTTCAGAGCAAACAAGTGGCTGTAAAAAAATGCTTTCAAGTATAAAATATACAACAAATAATCCTCGGGTAACACAGTGGCTATTAGCTGTACGAGCTTGTGCACTAGCAAATCTCTGGCATGCAGTAGTGAAG ttttataaggCATTGGTCAATACCAAGCTCCTTCCTGAACTACATATCAAGAGTTCTGTTTCTTCTACgacaaagaaaacaaatgcagTGGTTAAAGAAAGGTAA